Proteins from a genomic interval of Candidatus Nanosynbacter sp. HMT-352:
- a CDS encoding glycosyltransferase family 2 protein yields the protein MLQNLKNKIKGKKSIYTFLLTLLYPYRKYLDSRQRKIYEAWNRKNENIVNNEKMRNNPLISIVVPTYNTPIEYLRDMIQSVENQSYTNWELIIVDDASPNSYVRDEISNISKDNIKIKSFFLKKNRHIAGATNYGIEKARGEYIGLLDHDDILHKDALLSVVEKINEVSGVKFLYTDEIKLDENGRQYQPFFKPDWNGDFLRSINYITHFAVIQREFLIKLKCEDGNYNGTQDWELFLRITRNLQPNHIVHIPKILYYWRVHKNSTAMDLDAKPYVVEAQKKALEDDVRLRKVEARVIRDPMYGAQWYLQYYTHKGVNLSNVLFDNTKNIGDILDKELSDVVIFSEKPINCINFRDAMGDVLRQDIGVVIPKIMDEEQVINNLISILDKRIVECIHMLNRRSFTRHIYLTSKYNLGKAYAPIILVERKKLNLIDRSTRMDSESITAALCSKEMRTLYNPYIIIGEKR from the coding sequence ATGCTACAGAATCTTAAAAATAAGATAAAAGGCAAAAAGTCTATTTATACGTTCTTATTGACACTATTGTATCCGTATAGGAAATATCTCGACTCAAGGCAGAGAAAAATATACGAGGCATGGAATCGTAAAAATGAAAATATTGTTAATAATGAGAAAATGCGAAATAACCCGCTCATATCTATTGTCGTTCCTACGTATAATACGCCGATAGAATATTTAAGAGACATGATACAGTCAGTAGAGAATCAATCATATACGAATTGGGAACTGATTATTGTAGACGACGCATCTCCTAATAGTTATGTAAGGGATGAAATAAGTAATATATCGAAAGATAATATAAAAATAAAGAGTTTTTTTCTTAAAAAAAATCGGCATATTGCTGGGGCAACAAATTATGGTATTGAGAAAGCCAGGGGTGAATATATAGGACTACTAGACCATGACGATATACTACATAAAGACGCCTTGTTGTCTGTTGTAGAGAAAATAAACGAGGTATCAGGCGTAAAATTCTTATATACAGATGAGATCAAGCTCGACGAAAACGGAAGACAGTATCAACCATTTTTTAAGCCTGATTGGAATGGTGATTTTTTACGTTCCATAAATTATATTACACACTTTGCAGTAATACAAAGAGAGTTCTTAATAAAGTTAAAGTGTGAGGATGGCAATTATAATGGAACTCAGGATTGGGAATTATTTTTAAGAATAACGAGAAATTTGCAACCAAATCATATTGTGCATATTCCGAAAATATTATATTATTGGCGTGTTCATAAAAATTCTACAGCAATGGACTTGGATGCTAAGCCATATGTTGTTGAGGCTCAAAAGAAAGCCTTAGAAGATGACGTTAGGTTGCGTAAGGTGGAAGCTAGAGTAATTCGAGATCCAATGTATGGTGCGCAGTGGTATTTACAGTATTATACGCATAAAGGCGTTAATCTAAGTAATGTATTATTTGATAACACAAAAAATATTGGCGATATTTTAGACAAAGAGCTTTCTGACGTAGTAATATTTTCGGAAAAACCAATAAATTGCATAAATTTTAGAGATGCAATGGGCGATGTTTTAAGGCAAGATATTGGTGTTGTCATTCCAAAGATAATGGACGAAGAGCAGGTAATAAATAACCTCATATCTATTTTAGATAAGAGAATAGTAGAATGTATACATATGTTAAATAGACGATCATTTACTAGGCATATTTATTTAACATCTAAATATAATCTTGGTAAAGCATACGCTCCTATTATACTTGTAGAGAGAAAAAAGCTTAATCTAATTGACAGATCAACAAGAATGGATAGTGAGTCTATAACAGCGGCGCTTTGTAGCAAAGAGATGAGAACGTTATATAATCCATATATAATAATAGGAGAAAAAAGATGA
- a CDS encoding glycosyltransferase: MIRRINNLIKKSTLIIKDDGALRFAKRAAKYAYYKKFPDRKNKEYKDILFINGCTLPHPERYRVAHQIEQLISQGLTADSVFYDRLSLDQLKYYRGFVFFRCPITDTVRDFIKQANYFNKTCFFDIDDLVIDQKYTDSIEYVQKMSDEDKRLYNDGVDRMRETLTLCSHAITTTTQLQEELQKYIKGQVLINRNVASDEMISKSNAAVKAVNKNEDKVIIGYFSGSITHNEDFDLVIPSLIKIFDKYPHVYLKIAGILDVPDILEPYKDRIITSGFVDWRELPMVMAECSIALAPLVDTIFNRAKSENKWIEAALVKVPIIASEVGAFSEKVQDGSTGILVKNTDKEWFNAMDLLVSDKSLRDSISNRAYNEVTRNCSTVYTGYNIASFIRERLARNIGFVLPSTDISGGVIVALKHADVLRSHGWDVTLIDAVSKHNLKIAKKSYKYRYELPGFNIIIAHKTKIKAFFDTQVATLWSTVDVIKKQANVRNRLYFVQNFETDFYEPGTGEPRFLANASYCDQSGVQYITMSLWCQRWLKDIFHKESRYVSNGIDISLYPYRERDFTGKIKILVEGDSKSEYKNTDEAFRIINELDPEKFEISYLSYRKEPKDWYRVDKFYNRIPPEKVGEVYASCDILIKTSILESFSYPPLEMMATGGVSVVVPNGGNVEYLKDGYNCLFYKQGDIEEGVAAVKKILDDKELRDKLIENGLKTARDYQWSNLEQQIIDIYS; this comes from the coding sequence ATGATTCGAAGAATTAATAATCTTATAAAGAAGAGTACTCTTATAATTAAAGACGATGGTGCTTTGCGCTTTGCTAAACGTGCAGCAAAATATGCGTATTATAAGAAGTTTCCTGATAGAAAAAATAAAGAATACAAAGATATATTATTTATTAATGGTTGTACGCTACCTCATCCAGAAAGATATCGTGTCGCTCATCAAATTGAGCAGTTAATATCTCAAGGATTAACAGCTGATAGTGTTTTTTACGACAGGCTATCATTAGATCAATTAAAATATTATCGTGGATTTGTATTTTTTAGGTGTCCAATAACCGATACGGTACGTGATTTTATTAAACAAGCTAATTATTTTAATAAAACATGCTTTTTTGATATAGATGATTTGGTAATTGACCAAAAATATACCGACTCAATCGAGTATGTTCAAAAAATGAGCGATGAAGATAAACGTCTATATAATGACGGTGTTGATAGAATGCGTGAGACTTTAACTTTATGTAGCCATGCGATTACAACGACAACTCAACTACAAGAAGAGCTACAAAAATATATTAAGGGTCAAGTGTTAATAAATCGTAACGTGGCTTCTGATGAAATGATTAGTAAATCTAATGCAGCTGTTAAGGCGGTAAATAAAAATGAAGACAAGGTCATTATTGGGTATTTTAGTGGTAGTATTACTCATAATGAAGATTTTGATCTTGTAATACCGAGTCTTATAAAAATATTTGATAAATATCCACACGTATACCTCAAGATAGCTGGCATTCTTGATGTACCTGATATACTTGAGCCATATAAGGATAGAATTATTACATCAGGATTTGTTGATTGGCGCGAACTACCAATGGTCATGGCTGAATGTAGTATAGCTTTAGCTCCTCTTGTTGATACGATATTTAATCGAGCTAAGTCAGAGAATAAATGGATTGAGGCTGCGCTTGTAAAAGTTCCTATTATAGCTAGCGAAGTTGGTGCTTTTTCAGAAAAAGTCCAAGATGGCTCTACGGGAATATTGGTAAAAAATACTGACAAAGAATGGTTTAATGCTATGGATTTGCTTGTGTCAGACAAAAGCCTACGTGATTCTATTTCCAATAGGGCTTATAATGAGGTGACTCGTAATTGTTCTACGGTATATACTGGATATAATATAGCGTCATTTATCCGAGAACGGCTGGCTAGAAATATAGGTTTCGTTTTACCATCAACAGATATATCAGGAGGAGTAATTGTAGCTTTGAAACATGCGGATGTATTACGCTCTCACGGATGGGATGTAACTTTGATTGATGCCGTCAGTAAACATAATTTGAAAATAGCCAAGAAGAGTTATAAATATAGGTATGAGCTACCAGGTTTTAATATTATTATTGCTCATAAGACAAAAATTAAAGCATTTTTTGATACACAAGTAGCTACTTTATGGTCGACCGTTGACGTAATCAAAAAACAAGCAAACGTTCGTAATCGACTGTATTTTGTACAGAATTTTGAAACAGATTTTTATGAGCCAGGAACTGGAGAGCCGCGATTTTTAGCAAACGCCTCTTATTGCGATCAATCTGGAGTGCAATATATAACTATGTCTTTATGGTGTCAGCGGTGGCTAAAAGATATTTTTCATAAGGAATCCAGATATGTTTCTAACGGCATCGATATAAGTTTATACCCATATCGTGAGCGTGATTTTACTGGAAAAATAAAAATATTAGTTGAGGGTGATAGCAAAAGCGAATACAAAAACACAGATGAGGCTTTTCGTATTATTAATGAACTTGATCCTGAAAAGTTTGAAATATCTTATTTATCATACCGTAAAGAACCAAAAGACTGGTATAGAGTTGATAAGTTCTATAATAGAATACCTCCAGAAAAAGTTGGAGAAGTGTATGCTAGCTGCGATATCTTAATAAAAACAAGTATTCTTGAGAGCTTTTCATATCCACCTCTTGAAATGATGGCTACGGGTGGCGTATCTGTAGTGGTTCCAAATGGAGGAAATGTTGAATATCTAAAGGATGGATATAATTGTTTATTCTATAAGCAGGGTGATATTGAAGAGGGAGTTGCTGCAGTTAAAAAGATATTAGATGACAAAGAATTGCGAGATAAGCTTATAGAAAATGGTCTTAAAACAGCTCGAGATTATCAATGGAGTAATCTCGAGCAACAGATAATAGATATATATAGTTAA